In Streptomyces alboniger, the following are encoded in one genomic region:
- a CDS encoding sensor histidine kinase, which produces MAGAGHPSLDPPAPRRTRHPRLRHRRPPDPPPARVPPRGRPRPRHRPPLFTLSYGPALAAFAVLLGRRAVRACGALLAFTAIAVFGTVKIAARDVDPVVEWLVLMGTLVFGAVFPWLAGRYWRQGRELAAAGWARAGQLEREQRIVADRARLRERARIAQDMHDSLGHELSLIAVRAGALQVAPDLPSPHREAAADLRAAASQATDRLHAIIGLLREDDDECAPLAPTGESVADLVARAKESGLQITYDDDRYDDDRYAGGRYDGDRGALSALGDQRGPADQRGAVSGVADGGPAERTLHRVVQEALTNAAKHAPGAPVTVTVACGDTTTTTVTVTNGRPEHHGSPSDGGTGLRGLRARVTDLGGTFDAGPHGDGFRVTARLPAEGIAPARPAAPGPPHPGAHLAHARRRTVLAFGAAVTTGVLLVGGTFAWYAYSRTHSVLDPADFARLRVGEPRAEVERVLPDQAASDPPVERAPTPPPEGADCAYYRASGELFTAVPYFRICFGFGKGGARLVDKTVIPTADAMNKERVR; this is translated from the coding sequence GTGGCTGGGGCTGGACACCCCTCGCTCGATCCCCCAGCACCTCGCCGCACTCGCCACCCTCGCCTGCGCCATCGGCGTCCGCCGGACCCGCCCCCTGCTCGCGTTCCTCCTCGCGGCCGCCCTCGGCCTCGTCACCGCCCCCCCCTCTTCACCCTCTCCTACGGCCCGGCCCTCGCCGCCTTCGCCGTACTCCTCGGCCGCCGCGCGGTCCGGGCTTGCGGCGCCCTGCTCGCCTTCACGGCCATCGCCGTCTTCGGCACGGTCAAGATCGCCGCACGGGATGTCGACCCCGTGGTCGAGTGGCTCGTCCTCATGGGGACGCTCGTGTTCGGCGCGGTCTTCCCCTGGCTGGCGGGTCGCTACTGGCGCCAGGGCCGCGAACTGGCCGCCGCGGGCTGGGCGCGCGCCGGCCAGCTGGAGCGTGAGCAGCGCATCGTCGCCGACCGGGCGCGGCTGCGCGAACGGGCCCGCATCGCCCAGGACATGCACGACTCCCTGGGCCACGAACTGAGCCTGATCGCCGTTCGCGCGGGTGCCCTCCAGGTCGCCCCCGACCTGCCGAGTCCGCACCGCGAGGCCGCAGCGGACCTCCGCGCGGCCGCCTCGCAGGCCACCGACCGATTGCACGCCATCATCGGTCTGCTCCGCGAGGACGACGACGAGTGTGCCCCGCTCGCCCCGACCGGGGAGAGCGTCGCCGACCTCGTCGCCCGCGCCAAGGAGTCCGGCCTTCAGATCACGTACGACGACGACCGGTACGACGATGACCGTTACGCCGGTGGCCGGTACGACGGTGACCGAGGTGCCCTGAGTGCCCTAGGTGATCAACGGGGCCCGGCCGACCAAAGGGGAGCGGTGAGTGGCGTCGCCGACGGCGGGCCGGCCGAACGCACCCTCCACCGCGTCGTCCAAGAGGCCCTGACCAACGCCGCCAAGCACGCGCCCGGCGCCCCCGTCACCGTCACGGTGGCATGCGGCGACACCACGACGACGACGGTCACCGTCACCAACGGCCGCCCCGAGCACCACGGTTCGCCCTCCGACGGCGGCACCGGCCTGCGCGGCCTGCGCGCCCGCGTCACCGACCTCGGCGGCACCTTCGACGCGGGCCCGCACGGCGACGGCTTCCGGGTCACCGCGCGCCTGCCCGCCGAGGGCATCGCCCCCGCCCGCCCCGCCGCTCCAGGCCCCCCGCACCCCGGCGCCCACCTCGCGCACGCGCGCCGCCGCACCGTCCTGGCCTTCGGCGCCGCCGTCACCACGGGCGTGCTGCTCGTCGGGGGGACCTTCGCCTGGTACGCGTACTCCCGGACCCACTCGGTCCTCGACCCCGCCGACTTCGCGCGGCTGCGTGTCGGCGAGCCGCGCGCCGAGGTCGAACGCGTCCTGCCGGACCAGGCCGCCTCCGACCCGCCGGTCGAACGCGCGCCGACCCCGCCGCCCGAGGGCGCCGACTGCGCGTACTACCGCGCGAGCGGTGAACTCTTCACCGCCGTCCCCTACTTCAGAATCTGCTTCGGCTTCGGCAAGGGCGGTGCCCGGCTCGTGGACAAGACCGTGATCCCCACGGCTGACGCGATGAACAAGGAGCGTGTGCGGTGA
- a CDS encoding response regulator transcription factor, with translation MNAVNTVNTVDTVNDVIRVLLADDEAMIRAGVRAILAAGGGIEVVAEAGDGREAVSLAQAHRPDVALLDVRMPRLDGLAAGEEIVRTVPGTAVAMLTTFSEDAYVARALGGGATGFLLKSGDPHELIAGVRAVAGGAAFLSPKVARHVIDGFGARRMGRGVEARARVEALTPRERQVLGLVGAGLSNPEIAARLHLVEGTVKAYVSAVLDRLGVKNRVRAAIVAYEAGLVPDPD, from the coding sequence GTGAACGCGGTGAACACGGTGAACACAGTGGACACGGTGAACGACGTCATCCGGGTCCTGTTGGCAGACGACGAGGCCATGATCCGCGCGGGCGTACGCGCCATCCTCGCGGCGGGCGGCGGCATCGAGGTCGTCGCGGAGGCGGGGGACGGGCGCGAGGCCGTCTCTCTCGCGCAGGCCCACCGGCCCGACGTGGCGCTGCTCGACGTTCGTATGCCGCGCCTGGACGGCCTCGCCGCAGGTGAGGAGATCGTGCGTACGGTGCCGGGCACCGCTGTCGCCATGCTGACGACGTTCTCCGAAGACGCGTACGTGGCACGGGCGCTGGGCGGGGGAGCCACCGGTTTCCTGCTGAAGTCCGGCGATCCGCACGAACTCATCGCGGGTGTCAGGGCGGTGGCGGGCGGCGCCGCCTTCCTCTCGCCCAAGGTGGCCCGGCACGTCATCGACGGCTTCGGCGCCCGCCGCATGGGCCGCGGCGTCGAGGCCCGTGCCCGCGTGGAGGCCCTCACCCCGCGCGAACGCCAGGTCCTCGGCCTGGTCGGCGCGGGCCTGTCCAACCCGGAGATCGCCGCCCGGCTCCATCTCGTGGAGGGCACGGTCAAGGCGTATGTGAGCGCGGTCCTCGACCGGCTCGGGGTCAAGAACCGCGTACGGGCGGCGATCGTCGCGTACGAAGCGGGGCTCGTCCCGGATCCGGACTGA
- the disA gene encoding DNA integrity scanning diadenylate cyclase DisA — protein sequence MAANDRAANPGKPGGSSAADVLMRASLSAVAPGTALRDGLERILRGNTGGLIVLGWDKTVESMCTGGFILDVEFTATRLRELCKLDGGIVLDKDITKILRAGVQLVPDPTIPTEETGTRHRTADRVSKQVGFPVVSVSQSMRLIALYVDGQRRVLEDSAAILSRANQALATLERYKLRLDEVAGTLSALEIEDLVTVRDVTAVAQRLEMVRRIATEIAEYVVELGTDGRLLALQLDELIAGVEPERELVVRDYVPEPTAKRSRTVDEALQELDALTHAELLELPTVARALGYTGSPEALDSAVSPRGFRLLAKVPRLPGAIIDRLVEHFGGLQKLLAASVDDLQTVDGVGEARARSVREGLSRLAESSILERYV from the coding sequence GTGGCAGCCAACGACCGGGCAGCGAATCCCGGCAAGCCCGGCGGAAGCTCCGCTGCCGATGTGCTGATGCGCGCCTCCCTGAGCGCCGTCGCACCCGGCACGGCCCTGCGCGACGGCCTCGAGCGCATCCTCCGCGGCAACACCGGCGGTCTGATCGTCCTCGGCTGGGACAAGACCGTCGAGTCGATGTGCACGGGCGGCTTCATCCTGGACGTCGAGTTCACCGCGACGCGCCTGCGCGAGCTGTGCAAGCTCGACGGCGGCATCGTCCTCGACAAGGACATCACCAAGATCCTGCGCGCCGGTGTGCAGCTGGTGCCGGATCCGACGATCCCCACCGAGGAGACGGGCACGCGGCACCGCACGGCGGACCGCGTCTCCAAGCAGGTCGGCTTCCCGGTCGTCTCCGTCTCCCAGTCGATGCGCCTGATCGCGCTGTACGTGGACGGGCAGCGCCGCGTCCTGGAGGACTCGGCGGCGATCCTCTCCCGCGCGAACCAGGCCCTCGCGACCCTGGAGCGTTACAAGCTGCGTCTCGACGAGGTCGCCGGCACGCTCTCCGCCCTGGAGATCGAGGACCTGGTGACGGTGCGGGACGTCACGGCGGTCGCCCAGCGTCTGGAGATGGTGCGCCGCATCGCCACGGAGATCGCCGAGTACGTGGTCGAGCTGGGCACGGACGGCCGTCTTCTCGCCCTCCAGCTGGACGAGTTGATCGCGGGCGTCGAGCCCGAGCGCGAGCTGGTCGTCAGGGACTACGTGCCCGAGCCGACCGCCAAGCGCTCCCGCACGGTCGACGAGGCGCTCCAGGAGCTGGACGCCCTCACCCACGCGGAGCTTCTCGAACTGCCCACCGTGGCGCGTGCCTTGGGCTACACCGGCTCCCCGGAGGCCCTGGACTCGGCGGTCTCACCGCGCGGCTTCCGCCTCCTCGCCAAGGTCCCCCGGCTCCCCGGCGCCATCATCGACCGCCTCGTCGAGCACTTCGGCGGCCTACAGAAGCTGCTCGCCGCCAGCGTGGACGACCTCCAGACGGTGGACGGCGTGGGCGAGGCCCGGGCCCGCAGCGTCCGCGAGGGCCTCTCCCGCCTGGCGGAGTCCTCGATCCTGGAGCGGTACGTCTAG
- the radA gene encoding DNA repair protein RadA, translating into MAARTKSTKDRPSYRCTECGWQTAKWLGRCPECQAWGTVEEYGAPAVRTTAPGRVTSSAVPIGEVDGRQATARSTGVPELDRVLGGGLVPGAVVLLAGEPGVGKSTLLLDVSAKAASEQHRTLYVTGEESASQVRLRADRIGAIDDHLYLAAETDLSAVLGHLDAVKPSLLVLDSVQTVASPEIDGAPGGMAQVREVAGALIRASKERGMSTLLVGHVTKDGAIAGPRLLEHLVDVVLQFEGDRHARLRLVRGVKNRYGTTDEVGCFELHDEGITGLADPSGLFLTRRAEPVPGTCLTVTLEGRRPLVAEVQALTVDSQIPSPRRTTSGLETSRVSMMLAVLEQRGRITALGKRDIYSATVGGVKLSEPAADLAVALALASAASDTPLPKNLVAIGEVGLAGEVRRVTGVQRRLAEAHRLGFTHALVPSDPGRIPAGMKVIEVADMGDALRVLPRSRRREAPREEEERR; encoded by the coding sequence ATGGCTGCCCGTACGAAATCCACCAAGGACCGTCCGTCCTACCGCTGCACCGAGTGCGGCTGGCAGACGGCCAAGTGGCTCGGCCGCTGCCCCGAATGCCAGGCATGGGGCACGGTCGAGGAGTACGGCGCGCCCGCGGTCCGTACCACCGCCCCCGGCCGGGTCACCTCCTCCGCCGTCCCGATCGGTGAGGTCGACGGCCGCCAGGCCACCGCGCGCTCCACCGGCGTGCCCGAGCTGGACCGCGTGCTCGGCGGCGGCCTCGTCCCCGGCGCCGTGGTGCTGCTCGCGGGCGAGCCGGGCGTCGGCAAGTCGACGCTGCTGCTCGACGTCTCGGCGAAGGCGGCGAGCGAGCAGCACCGCACGCTCTATGTGACGGGTGAGGAGTCGGCGAGCCAGGTCAGGCTGCGCGCCGACCGCATCGGCGCCATCGACGACCACCTCTACCTGGCGGCGGAGACCGATCTGTCCGCCGTCCTCGGCCACTTGGACGCGGTCAAGCCCTCGCTCCTGGTCCTCGACTCGGTGCAGACGGTCGCCTCGCCCGAGATCGACGGCGCGCCCGGCGGCATGGCGCAGGTCCGTGAGGTCGCGGGCGCGCTGATCCGCGCTTCCAAGGAGCGGGGCATGTCGACGCTCCTGGTCGGTCACGTCACCAAGGACGGCGCGATCGCGGGTCCGCGCCTCCTGGAGCATCTCGTCGACGTGGTCCTCCAGTTCGAGGGCGACCGGCACGCGCGCCTGCGCCTGGTGCGCGGCGTCAAGAACCGGTACGGCACGACGGACGAGGTCGGCTGCTTCGAGCTGCACGACGAGGGCATCACCGGCCTCGCCGACCCCAGCGGCCTCTTCCTCACCCGGCGCGCCGAGCCCGTCCCCGGCACCTGTCTGACCGTCACCCTGGAGGGCCGCCGCCCCCTGGTCGCCGAGGTCCAGGCGCTCACGGTCGACTCCCAGATCCCGAGCCCCCGGCGCACCACCTCCGGCCTGGAGACCTCCCGGGTCTCGATGATGCTGGCCGTCCTGGAGCAGCGCGGCCGGATCACCGCCCTCGGCAAGCGGGACATCTACAGCGCGACGGTCGGCGGCGTGAAGCTCTCCGAGCCCGCCGCGGACCTCGCCGTCGCCCTCGCCCTGGCCAGCGCGGCGAGCGACACCCCGCTGCCGAAGAATCTCGTGGCGATCGGTGAAGTGGGCCTGGCGGGCGAGGTCAGACGGGTCACGGGCGTCCAGCGCAGGCTGGCCGAGGCGCACCGCCTCGGCTTCACCCACGCCCTCGTGCCGTCCGATCCCGGCAGGATCCCCGCCGGTATGAAGGTCATCGAAGTCGCCGACATGGGTGACGCGCTGCGTGTCCTTCCGCGGTCCCGTCGCCGGGAGGCCCCACGGGAGGAGGAAGAGCGCCGGTAG
- a CDS encoding BACON domain-containing protein: MSSRPETSANATGAHRAHRDARQRVVPRQAPRTTPPARYEPCLDGLFTYCLSVLCDHDAATAALGDVLHLAERRGSRGPEADGELRPWLYALARWVCLRRLAEAKRNRQGAHAARGAGGRRGAGRGRGGGRGADRDAGAATRASKTEVPTDPATPTDHAAQAAQSAQSAPTDSTAPTDPAPRTTPNPPTPPTPATPPTPEETERQRHRELAQLAWPEAAGTTPEQREALELAVRHQLTPAEVAAVLGMDLAKARALLASAACEVERTRAALAVVETGSCPIVARLTGDNQVLLGTALRRELVRHVDDCPRCRRTAERAGAGAWPGTAVSPARLPVVEAPRDALATAHVPRARGAHPRYDRRGFPMDPKDHAARRDRLRARAVTTTVVATVVAAPVLALWAAYRGAPLTGEGHDGSSVTASEGDGPDGLGSDHARDYENAGNARKGAEPRFTADSRSPRVSVEVISGGSATGPGRLTVEARPSGDTTLITLTATGGSPVRWSASEGASWLYLSRSSGTLAPGESVTVRVYVDHAREPAGHWRARVAIAPSGAAISIEGYGDGRPPGRPGPGPRPTDPGPSDPGPSDPGPSDPGPSDPGPSDPGPSDPDPTPTPTDPAPTPSDPGPADPSSPPGDEGPNPG, encoded by the coding sequence ATGAGCAGCAGGCCGGAAACTTCCGCGAACGCAACCGGCGCACACCGGGCGCACCGTGACGCGCGCCAGCGTGTGGTGCCCCGCCAGGCACCCCGGACGACTCCGCCCGCGCGCTACGAACCGTGTCTGGACGGCCTGTTCACGTACTGCCTGTCCGTCCTGTGCGATCACGACGCGGCGACCGCGGCGCTGGGGGACGTGCTCCACCTCGCCGAGCGCCGGGGCTCGCGCGGCCCCGAAGCCGACGGCGAGCTGCGCCCCTGGCTCTACGCCCTCGCTCGCTGGGTCTGCCTGCGCCGTTTGGCCGAAGCCAAACGGAACCGCCAGGGCGCGCACGCGGCCAGGGGGGCGGGGGGCCGCAGAGGCGCGGGCAGGGGCAGGGGCGGGGGCAGGGGCGCCGACCGGGACGCGGGTGCCGCCACCCGCGCCTCGAAGACCGAGGTCCCGACCGACCCGGCGACTCCGACCGACCATGCCGCCCAGGCCGCCCAGTCCGCCCAGTCCGCTCCGACCGACTCGACCGCCCCGACCGACCCGGCCCCCCGGACCACTCCGAACCCGCCCACCCCGCCGACCCCTGCCACACCCCCCACCCCCGAAGAGACCGAGCGCCAACGGCACCGCGAACTGGCCCAGCTCGCCTGGCCCGAGGCCGCCGGCACGACCCCCGAGCAGCGCGAGGCCCTCGAACTGGCCGTGCGCCACCAGCTCACCCCGGCCGAGGTCGCCGCCGTCCTCGGCATGGACCTCGCCAAGGCCCGCGCCCTGCTCGCCTCCGCCGCCTGCGAGGTGGAGCGCACCCGCGCCGCGCTCGCCGTCGTGGAGACCGGCAGCTGCCCCATCGTCGCCCGCCTCACCGGCGACAATCAGGTGCTGCTCGGCACGGCCCTGCGCCGCGAGCTGGTCCGGCACGTCGACGACTGCCCGCGCTGCCGCCGCACCGCCGAGCGCGCAGGCGCGGGCGCCTGGCCCGGCACGGCAGTCAGCCCCGCGAGGCTCCCCGTCGTCGAGGCTCCCCGCGACGCCCTCGCCACGGCGCACGTCCCACGCGCGCGGGGTGCCCACCCCCGCTACGACCGGCGTGGTTTCCCGATGGACCCCAAGGACCACGCCGCCCGCCGCGACCGCCTGCGCGCGCGTGCCGTCACGACGACCGTCGTCGCCACCGTGGTGGCCGCCCCGGTGCTCGCCCTCTGGGCCGCGTACCGCGGGGCGCCGCTCACCGGAGAGGGCCACGACGGCAGTTCGGTCACCGCCAGCGAGGGCGACGGCCCCGACGGCCTCGGCAGCGACCACGCGCGGGACTACGAGAACGCGGGCAACGCCCGCAAGGGCGCCGAGCCCCGCTTCACCGCGGACAGCCGCTCACCCCGCGTCTCCGTGGAGGTCATCAGCGGTGGCTCGGCGACGGGCCCCGGCCGCCTCACCGTAGAGGCGCGGCCCAGTGGCGACACGACGCTCATCACGCTCACGGCAACCGGAGGCTCGCCGGTCCGCTGGTCGGCGAGCGAGGGCGCGTCCTGGCTCTACCTGAGCCGCTCGTCCGGGACGCTCGCGCCGGGGGAGTCGGTCACGGTCCGGGTCTACGTCGACCATGCCCGTGAGCCCGCCGGGCACTGGCGGGCCCGGGTCGCCATCGCGCCATCGGGCGCGGCCATCTCCATCGAGGGGTACGGCGACGGACGACCGCCGGGCCGGCCGGGGCCGGGGCCGCGTCCCACTGACCCGGGGCCCTCTGATCCTGGTCCGTCCGATCCCGGGCCCTCCGACCCGGGTCCGTCCGATCCCGGTCCGTCCGACCCTGGGCCTTCTGACCCCGATCCCACACCTACGCCTACGGATCCGGCCCCTACGCCGTCGGATCCCGGGCCGGCGGACCCGTCCTCGCCGCCCGGCGATGAGGGCCCGAATCCCGGCTGA